A single Camelus bactrianus isolate YW-2024 breed Bactrian camel chromosome 1, ASM4877302v1, whole genome shotgun sequence DNA region contains:
- the SST gene encoding somatostatin, giving the protein MLSCRLQCALAALSIVLALGSVTGAPSDPRLRQFLQKSLAAAAGKQELAKYFLAELLSEPNQTENDALEPEDLSQAAEQDEMRLELQRSTNSNPAMAPRERKAGCKNFFWKTFTSC; this is encoded by the exons ATGCTGTCCTGCCGCCTCCAGTGCGCGCTGGCCGCGCTCTCCATCGTCCTGGCTCTGGGAAGTGTCACCGGCGCGCCCTCGGATCCACGACTCCGTCAGTTTCTGCAGAAGTCTCTGGCTGCTGCCGCTGGGAAGCAG GAACTGGCCAAGTACTTCTTGGCAGAGCTGCTCTCTGAACCTAACCAGACAGAGAACGATGCCCTGGAGCCGGAAGATCTGTCCCAGGCTGCTGAGCAGGACGAAATGAGGCTGGAGCTGCAGAGATCCACTAACTCAAACCCGGCCATGGCACCCAGAGAACGCAAAGCTGGCTGCAAGAATTTCTTCTGGAAGACTTTCACATCCTGTTAG